From Bacillus sp. FSL K6-3431, the proteins below share one genomic window:
- a CDS encoding carbohydrate ABC transporter permease, whose product MNTRKWSLFSIMNYSVLALFAFITLYPFIYILAYSLSDGVEAMKNPIYFFPKGFTIENYIQIFKDTKFLDAYQITILRTMIGTALHVFLSALFAYALTKKALPGKTFFTFFIFIPTLFGGGMIPTFVLYRDLGLINSFGVYVIPFLYNFFNIIVLRTFFQQLPSSLEESAKIDGCGDFRFFTKIVLPLSTPVLATIGLFIGVFHWNDWFTGTYFVTSKDLLPVQTLLNELLTQSQALANAAQRASESGTSVGLQTASQTTPESLRMATLMIATLPILCVYPFLQKYFVKGVMIGSIKG is encoded by the coding sequence ATGAACACAAGAAAATGGTCACTTTTTTCCATCATGAACTATTCAGTATTAGCGCTATTTGCATTCATTACCTTATACCCTTTCATATATATTTTAGCCTATTCGCTAAGTGATGGGGTGGAAGCGATGAAAAACCCAATTTACTTTTTCCCCAAGGGGTTTACAATTGAAAACTATATTCAAATATTTAAAGATACTAAGTTTCTTGATGCTTATCAAATAACTATTTTACGGACGATGATCGGTACTGCTCTACATGTGTTTTTAAGTGCATTGTTTGCTTATGCGCTAACGAAGAAAGCATTACCTGGGAAAACCTTTTTTACCTTCTTCATATTTATACCTACTCTCTTTGGTGGTGGAATGATACCAACTTTTGTTTTATATAGAGATTTAGGCCTAATCAACTCGTTTGGGGTTTATGTCATCCCATTCTTATATAACTTTTTTAATATCATTGTGCTAAGAACCTTTTTTCAGCAACTTCCTAGTTCGTTAGAAGAGTCTGCCAAAATAGATGGATGTGGCGATTTCCGCTTTTTTACAAAAATTGTTTTACCATTGTCTACACCCGTTCTAGCCACGATTGGCCTTTTTATTGGAGTGTTTCATTGGAATGATTGGTTTACGGGAACTTATTTTGTTACTAGTAAAGACTTGCTGCCCGTGCAAACTTTGTTGAACGAACTTTTAACCCAATCGCAAGCACTTGCTAATGCAGCACAGCGAGCATCTGAGTCAGGTACGTCTGTAGGATTACAAACAGCGTCGCAAACAACACCTGAATCTCTACGTATGGCCACTTTAATGATTGCGACTTTACCAATATTATGTGTTTATCCATTCCTGCAAAAGTACTTTGTCAAAGGTGTCATGATTGGTTCGATTAAGGGATAA
- a CDS encoding ABC transporter permease, which translates to MKRNVEIKASSQHAYVLQNKKKNIWFRIWEHRVFYLFLLPGIIWFIIFSYIPMYGITIAFKDFNFTQGILGSPWAGLKYFKQFFQYYQSGEIIRNTLIISLLKLLIGFPMPIILALMLNEVRVTKFKRTVQTISYLPHFISWVVVVTLMQRMFTPYGGPINELIATFGFDKVSILGNVKYFYQVIILSDVWKGVGWGAIIYLAAIAGVDPQLYEAAKIDGANRFRQMWHVTIPSIRGVMVILFILACGGIMSAGYEQLLLLNTPATASIGTVLDVYVIKAGLEQGRFSYATAVGLFQGIIGLILIITANQISKKVNETSLW; encoded by the coding sequence ATGAAGAGGAACGTGGAAATAAAAGCGTCATCCCAACATGCATACGTACTCCAAAATAAGAAAAAAAACATCTGGTTTAGGATATGGGAACATCGGGTTTTCTACCTCTTTTTACTACCAGGAATTATTTGGTTTATTATCTTTTCTTATATTCCGATGTATGGAATAACAATTGCATTCAAGGATTTTAATTTTACTCAAGGAATACTGGGGAGTCCATGGGCAGGCTTGAAGTATTTTAAGCAGTTTTTCCAGTACTATCAATCTGGGGAAATCATTCGGAATACATTAATTATCAGTTTACTGAAATTACTTATTGGCTTTCCGATGCCTATTATATTAGCTCTTATGTTAAATGAGGTAAGGGTTACAAAGTTTAAGAGAACAGTACAAACCATCTCTTATTTACCACACTTTATCTCATGGGTTGTAGTTGTTACATTAATGCAAAGGATGTTTACGCCTTATGGTGGGCCTATTAATGAATTGATTGCAACGTTTGGCTTTGACAAAGTTTCAATATTAGGAAACGTGAAATACTTCTATCAAGTTATTATTCTTTCCGATGTTTGGAAGGGTGTTGGATGGGGAGCTATTATCTATTTAGCGGCCATTGCGGGTGTGGATCCGCAGTTGTACGAGGCAGCAAAAATTGACGGTGCTAACAGATTCAGGCAAATGTGGCATGTAACAATACCGTCAATTAGAGGCGTCATGGTTATCTTGTTTATTCTTGCTTGTGGCGGCATTATGTCAGCGGGATATGAGCAATTATTACTTCTGAACACTCCTGCAACCGCCTCGATAGGAACTGTGTTAGATGTTTATGTAATAAAGGCTGGTCTAGAACAAGGGCGTTTTAGTTATGCAACCGCGGTGGGGTTATTCCAAGGAATCATAGGATTGATTCTTATCATTACAGCCAATCAAATTAGCAAAAAGGTAAATGAAACATCCTTATGGTAA
- a CDS encoding GxGYxYP domain-containing protein: MLRRLLLLSLTLVIVLSGTAVSAVSPNLESANNGKIKWPKSQALPSFAKAKHLDVVDIRKNTGDEKLLFTTLQGNVNREKPRMYIIETDFEEGNDTWLNDLDVPYTKIESPWELLLKYKKEVSGIIIYDPKVEDSINVATTMAGLENAIVAGPEIAKKLTEAPYNFTVIEDLRGRFTDGLDAYTWQFEHLWPETTHRMLIGLNPSKSVALPDGNWDAFQTIIQDEEEVRDSSNRQVYDLDLSELLGKDAVYLRFQDAFPSDGWGPAVHEVTVKVDGQIVTQFIPGTSEEESYLFDRNESNADERFGGHRWADNGRYFVYKFTPPEDAEELVVSVDMWNQFKVTASNVQPESSELTEPYGYLRDYAVANRAMVFWLESNVPEEKKLFESILSDVEPNTPYLGWFGNDVAGEFSGTELASKHSVYVLAADWFNNMTVFSGAKGKIKKQKPLSTPILDNKIYLTFTLGEGDNLQYNQHRFRLLWDDERRGNVPINWTTSPLLYDVAPSILGYYQHTATDNDLLVAGPSGAGYIYPEPWPDETFNVFTKQTSKYMKQTGMDILYALNRVDGHDVPLSESKVQSYIDYVNPKGIFLGWDNYSETTVLNGKLPQAILLAAGSVREAKEGIAKASVNWDGETPLFISMGMLAWSITPSDIEEIADSLGPEYEVVRGDQYFDLFRKTKGLPKK, translated from the coding sequence ATGCTTCGAAGACTTCTGTTGCTAAGTTTGACACTGGTGATAGTACTTTCAGGTACTGCCGTCTCTGCAGTAAGCCCTAACTTAGAATCTGCTAATAATGGAAAAATTAAATGGCCTAAAAGCCAAGCTTTGCCTTCATTTGCAAAAGCAAAGCATCTTGATGTCGTTGATATAAGGAAAAATACAGGTGATGAGAAGTTGCTATTTACTACGCTTCAAGGAAACGTGAACCGTGAAAAGCCAAGAATGTATATTATCGAAACAGACTTTGAAGAAGGGAATGATACTTGGTTAAACGATTTGGACGTACCTTATACAAAGATTGAAAGTCCGTGGGAACTCCTATTGAAATATAAGAAAGAGGTATCAGGGATTATCATCTATGATCCAAAAGTGGAGGATTCAATCAATGTTGCGACGACGATGGCAGGATTGGAAAATGCCATAGTAGCAGGCCCTGAAATTGCTAAGAAACTGACAGAAGCACCTTATAATTTTACTGTGATTGAGGATTTACGTGGACGCTTCACAGACGGGTTGGATGCATATACATGGCAATTTGAGCACCTCTGGCCAGAGACAACTCATCGCATGCTAATTGGTTTGAATCCGAGCAAGAGTGTAGCGCTTCCCGATGGTAATTGGGATGCTTTTCAGACGATTATTCAAGACGAGGAAGAAGTTAGAGATAGTTCTAACCGTCAAGTATACGATCTAGATTTATCAGAGTTACTTGGAAAGGATGCCGTTTATCTCCGTTTTCAAGATGCCTTTCCATCAGACGGTTGGGGTCCTGCTGTACATGAGGTAACTGTGAAAGTAGACGGGCAAATCGTTACCCAGTTTATACCTGGTACATCAGAAGAAGAGTCCTATTTATTTGACCGAAACGAATCAAACGCGGATGAGAGATTCGGCGGACATCGCTGGGCGGATAATGGTAGATACTTTGTGTACAAGTTTACCCCTCCAGAGGATGCTGAGGAACTTGTTGTTTCCGTTGATATGTGGAATCAGTTTAAAGTAACTGCATCAAATGTTCAACCTGAATCATCTGAGTTGACTGAACCATATGGATATTTAAGAGATTATGCAGTAGCGAACCGTGCAATGGTGTTCTGGCTTGAATCAAATGTACCGGAAGAAAAGAAATTGTTTGAAAGTATTCTGTCGGATGTTGAACCTAATACACCTTATTTAGGATGGTTCGGTAATGATGTAGCCGGAGAATTTAGTGGGACAGAACTTGCTTCTAAGCATAGTGTCTACGTACTTGCGGCCGATTGGTTTAATAATATGACAGTTTTCTCAGGAGCGAAGGGGAAAATCAAAAAGCAAAAGCCTTTATCTACTCCAATATTAGATAACAAAATTTATCTAACTTTTACACTAGGAGAAGGTGACAATCTGCAATATAACCAACATCGATTTAGACTACTTTGGGATGATGAGAGAAGAGGGAATGTACCTATTAACTGGACGACCAGCCCACTTCTCTATGATGTGGCACCTTCGATTTTAGGTTATTACCAACATACAGCAACCGATAACGACCTTTTGGTTGCAGGCCCATCAGGCGCTGGTTACATCTATCCTGAACCTTGGCCTGATGAAACATTCAACGTCTTTACAAAACAAACGAGTAAGTATATGAAACAAACCGGTATGGATATTTTGTATGCGCTTAACCGCGTTGACGGTCATGATGTGCCATTATCGGAATCTAAGGTACAAAGTTATATCGATTATGTAAATCCAAAAGGGATTTTCCTTGGCTGGGATAATTACAGTGAAACAACAGTGCTAAATGGCAAACTCCCACAGGCGATATTACTCGCTGCCGGCAGTGTAAGAGAAGCGAAGGAAGGTATTGCAAAAGCATCTGTCAATTGGGATGGAGAGACACCGTTATTTATTTCAATGGGAATGTTAGCTTGGTCTATCACTCCATCGGACATTGAGGAAATTGCAGATTCATTAGGGCCGGAATATGAGGTTGTACGTGGAGATCAGTACTTCGACCTTTTTCGAAAAACCAAAGGATTACCAAAAAAATAA
- a CDS encoding GntR family transcriptional regulator — protein sequence MTNQTRMPLYLQIKEYYKKEIYSKRLSVHEKIPTEREIMEKYKVSRITVANALAELAKEGWIYRIPGKGSFVKEGIHDLMNKSMINNQGSEDLLKVSDSSAQNRKKIGLIMPSIEDFFAIRLINGINEVLKQTNYYIVIMLSHNSKDMEREAITELLRMGVEGLLIFPVDAETYNDDILELKVRDFPFVLIDRYLPGVETNYVSSDNVDGAKLAVSHLWDLGHREIAICSDSALPTITVEDRIKGYMDALKEKKAMIDPSLILTDFRVDYSNINSDHPLYRYVSGRNASAYITLNANLGIYISRLAKRIGLKVPEDISIITFDNPSYEYDELGIYTHISQSEKKIGQEAAQILIQLLDSRKNNRPFDYKKKNIPPKLVVKETTGPPITRKS from the coding sequence ATGACAAATCAAACAAGAATGCCACTCTACTTACAAATTAAAGAATATTATAAAAAAGAAATTTATTCAAAAAGGCTGTCTGTGCATGAAAAAATTCCAACTGAACGAGAAATCATGGAGAAGTATAAAGTTAGTAGGATTACTGTTGCGAATGCCTTAGCCGAATTGGCGAAGGAGGGGTGGATTTATCGGATTCCTGGAAAAGGAAGTTTTGTAAAAGAGGGAATACATGACTTAATGAATAAAAGCATGATTAATAATCAAGGGAGTGAGGACTTACTGAAGGTTTCAGATTCCTCTGCCCAGAACCGAAAAAAGATTGGGCTTATTATGCCTTCGATTGAAGACTTTTTTGCCATACGATTAATAAATGGCATTAATGAGGTTTTAAAACAAACGAATTATTATATCGTGATCATGCTTAGTCATAACTCAAAAGATATGGAACGGGAGGCGATAACGGAACTGCTACGAATGGGCGTGGAGGGTTTGCTTATCTTTCCAGTAGATGCTGAAACCTATAATGACGATATTCTTGAGCTGAAGGTTCGTGATTTTCCATTTGTGCTTATTGATCGTTATTTGCCAGGAGTAGAAACAAATTATGTTAGTTCTGACAATGTTGATGGGGCAAAACTGGCTGTTTCACATTTGTGGGATTTGGGCCATCGAGAGATTGCCATCTGTTCTGATTCGGCACTTCCGACCATTACAGTAGAAGATCGTATTAAAGGATATATGGATGCGCTTAAAGAGAAAAAGGCTATGATTGATCCATCCCTAATCCTAACTGATTTTAGAGTGGATTATAGCAATATAAATAGTGATCATCCATTGTATCGATATGTGAGCGGGCGCAATGCATCTGCTTATATTACTTTGAATGCAAATCTTGGGATTTATATTTCGAGATTGGCGAAACGTATTGGCTTGAAAGTACCTGAGGATATATCCATTATTACCTTCGACAATCCCTCATATGAATATGATGAATTGGGGATATACACTCATATTTCCCAATCCGAGAAAAAAATAGGTCAAGAAGCTGCACAGATATTGATCCAACTACTTGATAGTCGAAAAAATAATAGACCATTTGATTATAAAAAGAAGAACATTCCTCCAAAGTTAGTGGTTAAGGAAACAACAGGCCCCCCCATCACGCGTAAATCGTAG
- the mmsB gene encoding multiple monosaccharide ABC transporter permease: MKSINSLMKNNMRQYSMIIALVIIVVFFQVITGGTLLKPLNITNLILQNSYILVLAVGMVLVIITGHIDLSVGSIAAFVGAISAIMMVNMQLNPVLSVIVCLLLGAVIGAWQGFWVAYVGIPAFIVTLAGMLLFRGLTLVVMQGQSIAPYPEAFQKISTGFLPDPFNGDGIHVLSIIIGLLISFVLVGMEIKNRKNQVKYQFSTLPAGLFYAKIIGILAVVNIFTFVLALYRGIPNILVILFVLIAFYTFVMKKTIVGRHIYAVGGNLKAASLSGVKTKRVTFGVFVNMGVLAALSGLIFAARLNAATPRAGNLFELDAIAAVFIGGASAYGGVGTVIGAVVGGLVMGVMNNGMSIKGLGIDWQQAIKGLVLLVAVAFDIINKKKS; this comes from the coding sequence ATGAAATCAATTAATTCTTTAATGAAAAATAATATGAGACAGTATAGTATGATCATCGCATTAGTTATCATTGTGGTTTTCTTTCAAGTGATTACAGGTGGAACATTATTAAAACCACTTAATATTACCAATCTTATCCTCCAAAATAGTTATATTTTAGTGCTCGCTGTGGGCATGGTGCTTGTTATTATCACAGGTCATATTGATTTATCCGTCGGCTCAATTGCTGCATTTGTAGGGGCAATTTCAGCAATTATGATGGTTAACATGCAATTAAACCCGGTACTTTCTGTGATTGTTTGCTTATTACTAGGTGCTGTAATTGGTGCATGGCAAGGATTTTGGGTTGCGTATGTCGGCATACCTGCATTTATCGTTACGCTAGCAGGGATGTTGTTATTTAGGGGACTAACTTTAGTCGTGATGCAAGGTCAATCAATTGCGCCTTATCCAGAGGCTTTCCAAAAAATTAGTACAGGATTTTTACCTGATCCATTTAACGGTGATGGTATACATGTTTTATCGATCATCATCGGGCTTCTAATTTCATTCGTGTTAGTCGGCATGGAAATTAAAAATCGAAAAAATCAAGTGAAATATCAGTTTAGTACATTACCAGCCGGATTATTTTATGCGAAAATTATCGGTATTCTTGCGGTAGTTAATATCTTCACTTTTGTGCTTGCATTGTATCGTGGAATTCCCAATATTTTAGTGATCTTATTCGTTCTCATTGCTTTTTATACGTTCGTAATGAAAAAAACAATTGTCGGACGACATATTTATGCAGTAGGTGGAAACTTAAAAGCGGCATCGTTATCAGGAGTGAAAACGAAGCGTGTGACATTTGGTGTATTTGTAAACATGGGAGTACTAGCAGCGTTATCTGGATTAATTTTTGCTGCGCGTTTAAATGCAGCTACACCTCGAGCAGGAAACTTATTTGAATTAGACGCAATTGCAGCTGTATTTATCGGTGGTGCCTCTGCATATGGCGGGGTTGGAACTGTAATTGGGGCAGTTGTTGGTGGTCTTGTTATGGGTGTAATGAACAATGGAATGTCGATTAAAGGACTTGGCATTGACTGGCAACAAGCAATTAAAGGGTTGGTTTTACTCGTTGCTGTTGCTTTTGATATTATCAATAAAAAGAAATCTTAA
- the mmsA gene encoding multiple monosaccharide ABC transporter ATP-binding protein, with amino-acid sequence MQPIILEMKSITKEFPGVKALDDVSLKVKQGEIHALCGENGAGKSTLMKVLSGVYPFGTYEGDILFQNERCEFKDIRQSEQLGIVIIHQELALIPELSIAENIFLGNEQANKGVIDWNETKRKTIELLKKVGLNESPDTLISDIGVGMQQLVEIAKALSKDVKLLILDEPTAALNENDSENLLDLLLELRKQGITAIIISHKLNEIKKVASAVTIIRDGQSIETIDTADITEDRIIRGMVGRSLSNRYPDREPKIGETFFEVRKWNTYHPLHGDRQIAKDINFHVKQGEIVGIAGLMGAGRTELAMSIFGKSYGKKISGEIIKDGKQVQLTDVSKAINQGIAYVSEDRKEYGLILMDDIKQNITLAKLKKIAKKQVINEYEEYVEAENYRKRMNIKTPTVTQTVGNLSGGNQQKVVLSKWMFTEPDLLILDEPTRGIDVGAKYEIYTIINQLADQGKGMLIISSELPEIIGMCDRIYVMSEGEITGEVSQENATQETLMKYMTNSKG; translated from the coding sequence ATGCAGCCAATCATTTTAGAAATGAAAAGTATCACGAAAGAGTTTCCAGGAGTGAAAGCTCTTGATGATGTCAGTTTAAAAGTGAAGCAAGGGGAGATTCATGCACTTTGTGGAGAAAATGGCGCAGGGAAATCGACTTTAATGAAAGTGCTGAGTGGTGTATATCCATTTGGGACATATGAGGGCGATATTCTTTTTCAAAATGAACGATGTGAATTTAAAGATATTCGTCAAAGCGAACAATTAGGTATTGTTATTATCCATCAAGAACTTGCGCTAATTCCTGAATTATCGATTGCAGAGAATATATTTCTAGGAAATGAACAAGCGAATAAAGGTGTTATTGACTGGAATGAAACGAAACGAAAAACAATTGAACTTTTAAAAAAAGTGGGGCTTAATGAATCACCTGATACATTGATTAGTGATATCGGCGTTGGTATGCAACAACTTGTTGAAATTGCTAAAGCCTTATCGAAAGATGTAAAACTATTAATTTTAGATGAACCTACTGCAGCATTGAATGAAAATGATAGTGAAAACCTATTAGATCTTTTGCTCGAACTTAGGAAGCAGGGAATTACAGCAATCATCATCTCTCATAAATTAAATGAAATTAAAAAAGTCGCAAGTGCAGTAACCATTATTCGTGATGGACAATCAATTGAAACCATTGATACAGCTGACATAACAGAAGACCGGATTATTAGAGGGATGGTAGGTAGAAGTTTATCTAATCGTTACCCGGACAGAGAGCCAAAAATTGGTGAAACATTTTTTGAAGTGAGGAAATGGAATACGTACCATCCTCTTCACGGTGACCGGCAAATTGCTAAAGATATAAATTTCCATGTAAAACAAGGGGAGATCGTTGGTATTGCTGGATTAATGGGCGCGGGACGAACAGAACTTGCCATGAGCATTTTTGGAAAGTCATATGGGAAAAAGATTAGTGGAGAAATCATTAAAGATGGTAAACAAGTGCAATTAACCGATGTTTCGAAAGCAATTAATCAAGGCATTGCTTACGTAAGTGAGGATCGTAAAGAATACGGATTGATTTTGATGGATGATATTAAACAAAATATTACACTTGCTAAGCTAAAGAAGATTGCAAAGAAGCAAGTGATCAATGAGTACGAGGAATATGTGGAAGCTGAAAATTACCGAAAAAGGATGAATATAAAAACACCGACAGTAACACAGACAGTAGGAAACTTAAGTGGAGGAAATCAGCAAAAGGTTGTTCTAAGTAAATGGATGTTTACGGAACCTGATCTACTAATATTGGATGAACCAACTCGCGGGATAGATGTCGGTGCAAAATATGAAATTTACACGATTATTAACCAATTAGCTGATCAAGGAAAGGGAATGTTAATCATTTCTTCTGAACTTCCTGAGATTATTGGCATGTGTGACAGAATTTACGTCATGAGTGAAGGCGAAATCACAGGTGAAGTAAGTCAGGAAAATGCGACTCAAGAAACGCTGATGAAGTATATGACAAATAGTAAGGGGTAA
- the chvE gene encoding multiple monosaccharide ABC transporter substrate-binding protein, with product MKKGLMIIISVLFLAVMVACGDKESSGGGSGEAGFVGIAMPTKSSERWVHDGENMVKEFKSLGYKTVLQYAEDIVENQVSQIENMITQGVDVLVIASIDGEALTNVLDKANAEGIQVIAYDRLIKGSEHVTYYATFDNFQVGILQGSYIVDALDLENESGPFNIELFGGSPDDNNAYFFYDGALSVLQPYIDEGKLIVKSGQMGMDKVSTMRWDAALAQSRMDNLLSTYYTDEEVDAILSPFDGISIGVISALKNIGYKELPIVTGQDAELASIKSIVAGEQTATVFKDTRELAKKAVEMVNAVLKGEEAEVNDTETYDNGKKVVPSFLLEPISVDINNYEEIIIDGGYYTADEVK from the coding sequence ATGAAAAAGGGACTAATGATCATTATATCTGTATTATTTTTAGCTGTGATGGTGGCTTGTGGAGATAAAGAATCTTCGGGCGGTGGTAGCGGGGAAGCTGGATTTGTCGGAATAGCGATGCCGACGAAATCATCCGAGAGATGGGTACATGATGGAGAGAATATGGTAAAAGAATTCAAAAGCTTAGGGTATAAAACTGTTTTGCAATATGCGGAAGATATTGTAGAAAATCAGGTTTCACAAATTGAAAATATGATAACTCAGGGCGTTGATGTACTTGTAATCGCTTCAATTGATGGCGAGGCATTAACAAACGTGCTTGATAAAGCGAATGCTGAAGGCATTCAAGTGATCGCTTATGATCGTTTAATTAAGGGTAGTGAGCATGTTACTTATTATGCAACATTTGATAATTTCCAAGTAGGTATTTTACAAGGCTCATATATTGTTGATGCTCTAGATTTAGAAAACGAATCAGGTCCTTTTAATATTGAATTATTTGGTGGGTCTCCAGATGATAATAACGCATACTTCTTTTATGACGGCGCACTATCTGTCTTACAACCATATATCGATGAAGGAAAACTAATAGTTAAAAGTGGACAGATGGGCATGGATAAGGTCTCGACAATGCGTTGGGATGCAGCACTTGCCCAATCAAGAATGGATAATTTATTAAGTACTTATTACACAGATGAAGAGGTAGATGCGATTTTATCTCCATTTGATGGAATCAGTATTGGCGTAATCTCTGCATTAAAAAATATTGGCTATAAAGAGTTGCCAATCGTCACAGGACAAGATGCCGAACTAGCTTCGATTAAATCAATTGTTGCAGGCGAACAAACAGCAACTGTATTTAAAGATACGAGAGAACTAGCAAAAAAAGCTGTAGAAATGGTTAACGCAGTATTAAAAGGTGAAGAAGCGGAGGTAAATGATACCGAAACATATGATAATGGGAAAAAAGTTGTCCCTTCCTTTCTATTAGAACCTATTTCAGTAGATATCAATAACTATGAAGAGATCATTATTGACGGCGGTTATTATACAGCTGACGAAGTGAAGTGA
- a CDS encoding response regulator transcription factor, with translation MFKILIVDDERIERKSLRKTISDKYKETVEIEEAENGRTAIMIAEEFWPDIIFMDIKMPGINGVEAAEKIKSRNNNTQFIMVTAFDTFEYARQVMKIGVKEYLLKPTTKEEVLAALEQVMSEVTFARKKRREEITLIDNYRRALSVVQSKVITSLLMGDTDKGALLELQDGWEEDFVKTSFVMVFDFNREEENLRNPVILKEFSSFIQRELEHSFWRNFVGTFKHNRLPVLIQLKGDEKVDTHSIRRDALLCGKEIITAFRRRFPEDEVKIGIGTEYHGLELYVHSYHEAIYALTTSSRPFSIVYYSQIAREEIESSGYPYKLENSLLEVITTGSQEALIDSFNDYFHAITNYCHRSIENIKQKLAEFYIVLNRQMINTEQDFHSTNNYLQTNSLRELQREARDELLEVTQTIHSMYFTLKKDVIMTAKEYMEKNYQKPITLEEVGEMVQLSPHYFSKMFKVRTGSTFIDYLTEIRVEHAKELMRTHDKSIKEVCYAVGYNDPNYFSRVFKKMTGFSPSEYRQEV, from the coding sequence ATGTTTAAAATATTGATTGTCGATGATGAAAGAATCGAGCGAAAGTCGTTGAGGAAAACGATTAGTGATAAGTACAAAGAAACAGTCGAGATTGAAGAAGCCGAGAATGGCCGTACTGCAATCATGATCGCAGAGGAGTTTTGGCCAGATATTATTTTTATGGACATCAAAATGCCAGGAATAAATGGAGTGGAGGCTGCGGAAAAAATAAAAAGTAGGAATAATAATACACAATTTATTATGGTTACCGCTTTTGATACCTTTGAGTATGCACGACAGGTAATGAAAATTGGCGTGAAAGAATATTTGTTAAAACCAACTACTAAGGAGGAAGTGTTAGCTGCTCTTGAACAAGTTATGAGTGAAGTTACATTTGCTCGCAAGAAGAGGCGTGAAGAAATAACGTTGATTGATAATTATCGAAGAGCGTTGTCTGTTGTTCAATCGAAAGTAATTACCTCATTATTAATGGGAGATACAGATAAAGGGGCATTGTTAGAACTTCAGGATGGGTGGGAAGAGGATTTTGTGAAAACAAGTTTTGTAATGGTGTTTGATTTTAATAGGGAGGAAGAAAATCTACGGAATCCGGTCATCCTCAAGGAGTTTAGTTCATTTATTCAAAGAGAGTTGGAGCATTCCTTTTGGAGGAATTTTGTTGGAACCTTCAAGCACAACCGCTTGCCAGTCCTAATCCAGCTAAAGGGAGATGAAAAGGTAGATACACATTCTATTCGAAGAGACGCTTTGCTTTGTGGAAAAGAAATAATTACAGCTTTTAGAAGGCGCTTCCCGGAGGACGAGGTTAAGATCGGAATTGGTACGGAGTATCACGGCCTTGAATTATATGTACATTCCTATCATGAAGCGATCTATGCATTGACTACTAGTTCCCGTCCTTTTTCCATTGTGTACTATAGTCAAATAGCTAGAGAAGAAATTGAATCAAGTGGCTATCCATACAAACTAGAAAATAGTTTACTTGAAGTGATAACAACAGGATCACAAGAAGCGCTAATTGATTCTTTTAATGATTACTTTCATGCAATTACGAACTATTGCCACCGGTCCATTGAAAATATTAAACAAAAGTTAGCCGAATTTTATATTGTATTGAATAGGCAAATGATTAATACAGAACAAGACTTTCATTCTACTAATAATTATCTTCAAACAAATAGCTTGAGAGAACTGCAAAGAGAAGCAAGAGATGAATTGCTTGAAGTTACGCAAACGATTCATTCAATGTACTTTACGTTGAAAAAAGATGTGATCATGACTGCCAAAGAGTATATGGAAAAAAATTATCAGAAACCAATTACGCTGGAAGAAGTAGGAGAAATGGTACAACTTAGTCCGCATTATTTCAGTAAAATGTTTAAAGTAAGAACTGGTAGTACGTTTATTGATTATTTAACCGAAATTAGAGTTGAACATGCGAAGGAGTTAATGCGTACACATGACAAAAGTATTAAAGAAGTTTGTTATGCGGTAGGATATAATGATCCGAATTACTTTAGTCGCGTATTTAAAAAAATGACCGGATTTTCCCCGAGTGAATATCGTCAGGAAGTTTGA